In Mycolicibacterium sp. TY81, the following proteins share a genomic window:
- a CDS encoding type II toxin-antitoxin system Phd/YefM family antitoxin yields the protein MAITASEARKRLFPLIEQVNNDRMPVEITSKGGDAVLMAADEWAAWQETAYLFQSPENARRLLDAAAALDRGLGVRGGLSEA from the coding sequence ATGGCCATTACGGCGAGCGAAGCGCGCAAGCGCCTGTTCCCGCTCATCGAGCAAGTCAACAACGATCGCATGCCCGTAGAAATCACTTCCAAAGGTGGCGACGCGGTGCTGATGGCGGCCGACGAGTGGGCGGCGTGGCAGGAGACGGCGTACCTGTTTCAGTCACCGGAGAACGCTCGGCGGCTCCTCGACGCGGCCGCTGCTCTTGATCGCGGTTTGGGCGTGCGGGGCGGACTTTCCGAGGCATGA
- a CDS encoding Txe/YoeB family addiction module toxin, producing MNIVFSPQAWEDYQYWRSAQAPLLGRINRLIVDACRSPGDGIGRPEPLKYGIAGAWSRRITAEHRLVYRVVGDDLQLVAIGHHY from the coding sequence ATGAACATCGTCTTTTCGCCCCAAGCGTGGGAGGACTACCAGTACTGGCGCTCCGCCCAGGCGCCTCTGCTGGGCCGGATCAATCGGCTCATTGTCGACGCGTGCCGGTCCCCCGGCGACGGGATCGGGAGGCCAGAGCCGCTCAAGTACGGCATCGCTGGGGCGTGGTCGCGGCGGATAACTGCCGAGCACCGCTTGGTGTACCGAGTGGTGGGCGATGACCTTCAACTCGTTGCGATCGGGCATCACTACTGA
- a CDS encoding ParA family protein, with translation MSIYSIVNGAGSAGKTTTAVALATLLASRGATVRLIDCDPQGTASHCTGYPVSVLADGQPTVAEVLAETATLKDVEVPARVPVEIDSDGMPIFDEDSVIPNLTVVPALRQTLDEFVPRLPVIRRGVVRLRRAIAEADDVDVTILDTPGNSNALTTSAMLATAAFEDSANSGVITCTFPGPKEVEGINVLRNELVSINDEYNTDIELRGIVICKAVTSASQGRLYVEYADDVKNAFGDLVGPVIRDGVSVPEAYSFYTPVPLFSRAKSITQDYSDVLDHFIKIGLFPEAAGL, from the coding sequence ATGAGCATCTATTCCATCGTCAACGGAGCCGGATCGGCCGGCAAAACCACCACCGCCGTAGCTCTGGCGACCCTTCTCGCCAGCCGCGGCGCCACCGTCCGACTCATCGACTGCGACCCCCAAGGCACCGCCAGCCACTGCACCGGATACCCCGTTTCGGTACTTGCCGACGGACAGCCCACGGTCGCTGAAGTCCTCGCCGAAACCGCCACCCTCAAAGACGTCGAAGTCCCCGCCCGCGTTCCCGTCGAAATCGACAGCGACGGGATGCCGATCTTCGACGAAGACTCCGTGATCCCCAACCTCACTGTCGTCCCTGCCCTGCGGCAGACCCTCGACGAATTCGTGCCCCGACTCCCCGTCATCCGTAGGGGAGTGGTCCGCCTGCGCCGCGCCATCGCCGAAGCGGACGACGTCGACGTCACGATCCTCGATACCCCCGGTAACTCCAATGCGCTCACCACGTCCGCGATGTTGGCGACAGCGGCATTCGAGGACTCGGCCAACAGCGGCGTCATCACATGCACCTTCCCCGGCCCCAAGGAAGTCGAAGGCATCAACGTCCTACGCAACGAACTCGTCAGCATCAACGACGAATACAACACCGACATCGAGTTGCGCGGCATCGTCATCTGCAAGGCAGTGACTTCTGCCTCGCAAGGTCGCCTGTACGTCGAATACGCCGACGACGTAAAGAATGCCTTCGGCGACCTGGTCGGCCCGGTCATCCGTGACGGCGTCTCGGTCCCCGAGGCCTACAGCTTCTACACCCCGGTGCCGCTCTTCTCCCGTGCCAAGTCGATCACGCAGGACTACTCCGACGTACTCGACCACTTCATCAAGATCGGCCTCTTCCCCGAAGCTGCCGGCCTGTGA
- a CDS encoding chromosome partitioning protein ParB gives MGTEQTAKKIPEVRKVKQSGAGAGRRSGARILGAGAAAPTPRASGMIRGLTALEAEAEGLRVENISPTLLIPHPFNEPARSVVKPGDQYWDELLTSVRAHGVRIAAAAVTRKAFTTRWPDRLSPADKGEFVLVYGHRRRAAALATDQATIPVIVDDSLLEAPAGGLIDMYQENKERLDLSPLAEAEFLERIAEELGITSQAELGEYLGLSQPTVSRRMSLRLLCPALQQEVAAGRLSPTEGAQLGAKLPYGAVRPWQKERPGDSPLSEAEQNSEDRLSDQLRVWDVLKSKDKPAVQTAVDRVKAERKSRAAAAERGIEIVDPREYFGDGPTAQAHRIYDDVVVDDPSEVVAAIDEFGALAFYERADADPDPVHDSADSGADDDFDNGKNAPSAPAGGQRQPAEKPAPAAPKTSKKPPADKGADSTDARRTEAMEARRTAAASLINSRPSQTRLLQVLADQYATGLAALTGPEALHLAQAWGYAPDVDTDRAEARLSAAWAIALATYELLATSKASWGPEHRAYFDLLRERAKYEPTAWERAQLDTVTDDPQ, from the coding sequence ATGGGCACAGAGCAGACCGCCAAGAAAATTCCGGAAGTACGCAAGGTCAAACAATCAGGCGCCGGCGCGGGCCGCCGTTCCGGCGCCCGCATATTGGGAGCCGGCGCCGCAGCGCCGACCCCAAGAGCATCGGGAATGATCCGCGGCCTGACCGCGCTCGAAGCCGAGGCCGAAGGGCTCCGCGTCGAAAACATCTCGCCGACCCTGCTGATTCCGCACCCCTTCAACGAGCCCGCCCGCTCGGTGGTTAAACCCGGAGATCAGTACTGGGATGAGCTGCTGACGTCCGTGCGGGCGCACGGCGTCCGCATCGCCGCGGCCGCAGTAACCCGCAAGGCGTTCACCACTCGCTGGCCCGACCGGCTGAGCCCCGCAGACAAAGGCGAATTTGTCTTGGTCTACGGACACCGGCGCCGCGCCGCTGCGCTGGCGACCGACCAAGCCACCATCCCCGTCATTGTCGATGACAGCTTGCTCGAGGCTCCCGCCGGCGGCCTCATCGATATGTATCAGGAAAACAAGGAGCGGCTGGACCTGTCGCCCCTGGCTGAAGCCGAGTTCCTGGAGCGGATCGCCGAAGAACTCGGCATTACGAGCCAGGCCGAGCTGGGGGAGTACCTCGGGCTGAGCCAGCCGACCGTATCCCGGCGCATGTCCCTTCGGCTGCTCTGCCCGGCCCTGCAGCAGGAGGTCGCCGCGGGCCGACTCTCGCCAACCGAAGGTGCTCAGCTCGGCGCGAAGCTGCCCTACGGAGCGGTGCGGCCATGGCAGAAAGAACGACCGGGTGACTCCCCTCTGTCCGAGGCTGAGCAGAACAGCGAGGACCGCCTGTCAGACCAACTGCGGGTGTGGGACGTGCTCAAGTCCAAAGACAAGCCCGCCGTCCAGACCGCCGTGGACCGCGTCAAGGCTGAGCGCAAGTCGCGTGCCGCCGCGGCGGAGCGGGGTATCGAGATCGTCGACCCGCGCGAGTACTTCGGTGACGGCCCGACTGCCCAGGCCCACCGCATCTACGACGACGTGGTGGTGGACGACCCCAGCGAAGTTGTCGCCGCGATCGACGAGTTCGGTGCGCTCGCCTTCTATGAACGAGCGGACGCGGACCCCGATCCGGTTCACGACTCGGCCGACTCGGGCGCCGATGATGACTTCGACAACGGGAAGAACGCTCCCTCGGCGCCCGCCGGGGGTCAACGTCAACCCGCCGAGAAACCAGCCCCAGCGGCCCCCAAAACGTCGAAGAAACCTCCGGCGGACAAAGGGGCAGACAGCACCGACGCGCGCCGCACGGAGGCCATGGAGGCCCGGCGGACGGCCGCAGCGAGCCTGATCAACAGCCGCCCGTCGCAGACCCGGCTCCTCCAGGTGCTGGCGGACCAATACGCCACCGGCCTGGCCGCGCTGACAGGACCCGAAGCCCTGCATCTCGCTCAAGCGTGGGGATACGCCCCGGACGTCGACACCGACCGGGCCGAAGCGCGCCTCTCCGCGGCATGGGCGATCGCACTGGCCACCTATGAACTCCTAGCCACCAGCAAGGCCAGCTGGGGTCCAGAGCACCGGGCCTACTTCGACCTACTCCGCGAACGCGCCAAGTACGAACCAACGGCATGGGAACGCGCCCAGCTCGACACCGTGACAGACGACCCGCAGTGA
- a CDS encoding ParA family protein, whose amino-acid sequence MTMTLDTVQTILVASIKGGVGKSTTVAATAEMIATAGRRGRRVLAIDGDPQGNLTADDFGVTGDGGKSLAETLQYGSPLRPVEGVRTNLDLIAGGPHLSVAGAQAHLTPESRANMVDNFQTQLSILCESKRYDLVLIDSGPGDVPLVDTYLSVANYLLIPTKADQGSIGGVERLAKRFLRVRKDGATIELLGVLLFDVNPRAERRNGAAVEQISEMLEGSGSSPFEVHIRSAQAEAYDMRALHLTAGELALQAPRMPRSSTWSRDPAGLAADYQKLVSEIIGRLLQFGAAQDRRSQAAERVG is encoded by the coding sequence ATGACGATGACCCTCGACACGGTGCAGACCATCTTGGTCGCGAGCATTAAGGGTGGCGTCGGCAAGTCGACGACGGTGGCGGCGACCGCGGAGATGATCGCCACTGCCGGACGCCGGGGCCGTCGCGTCCTGGCGATCGATGGCGACCCACAGGGCAATCTCACTGCCGACGACTTCGGAGTCACAGGGGATGGCGGCAAGTCGCTCGCCGAAACCCTGCAGTACGGCAGCCCGCTGCGCCCGGTGGAAGGTGTGCGGACAAATCTCGACCTGATTGCTGGAGGCCCGCACCTATCGGTTGCCGGTGCACAGGCACATCTGACGCCGGAGAGCCGCGCCAATATGGTCGACAACTTTCAGACCCAGCTGAGCATTCTGTGTGAGTCCAAACGGTATGACCTGGTGCTGATTGACTCTGGTCCGGGCGACGTGCCTTTGGTGGACACCTATCTGTCGGTCGCCAACTACCTTTTGATCCCCACCAAGGCAGACCAGGGCAGCATCGGCGGTGTGGAGCGTTTGGCCAAGCGCTTTTTGCGGGTCCGCAAAGACGGCGCAACTATCGAGCTGCTCGGCGTGTTGTTGTTCGACGTCAACCCGCGCGCGGAGCGCCGCAACGGCGCTGCTGTGGAACAGATTTCGGAAATGCTTGAAGGCAGCGGAAGTTCACCGTTTGAAGTGCATATCCGGTCAGCTCAGGCGGAGGCCTATGACATGCGGGCATTGCATCTGACCGCTGGAGAACTCGCCCTGCAGGCACCTCGGATGCCCCGCAGTTCCACATGGTCCCGCGATCCCGCAGGGCTGGCGGCGGATTATCAGAAGCTCGTGAGCGAGATCATCGGTCGGCTTTTGCAATTCGGGGCGGCGCAGGATCGCCGTAGCCAGGCCGCGGAGCGTGTCGGATGA